The region GATCCAAGGTTAAATATGATCTTTGGGCATATTTTGCGTCAACTGTAAAGAAAGAAGGGCGAACTGCCTAGTTAGATTCTTTTCTACTGTACTCTgcgacaagaccgttaggtcttatTGGGACAtctaaaaacaaagtattaagaaggaaaaaatattataaagtttgagTAAACTTGCACAAAATAGTAACATAGCAACATAGTAGTTACATAGCAACTCAGCCTGACACTTAATTcgttttcagaaaaaaacatTGGATGGTAAAAATTCAGTATTacataaacttaattaaaaattgaaatgcgATGGACAACTTTAGTAAGCAAAATATGAGCCAATAAATCTTTGATGAGAATAAATTgtcataaagaaaaatttaaaatttagaataagtCTTATCTGTATTTTCATtgagttttgaaataaaaaactaaaattttttatagaggTAAATAGAAtcttcaaaactaaaataaactaagctttataaatttaactcaGATTTCTTTTGGCGAGCATAAATCATTTGACAGTTTATAAGAACATTATTTGACAAACTTCTAAACtaaattatatgaatttatATTCCTCAGTAACTCAATTATTTTTTCGTGTTACAAAGCTTTTGTCTTTTTGTCCATATATAACTTTGTCAACTTTACAACACAATTTTCACGAAAGATTAAATACTAAGCATACACCCAATAAGAATACATTTAGACCTTGTTCAACTTCAATGTTATTGTCAAAAATTCCATTATTTGTCTGAAGTTTAatgcttattttttaaagttgcgcAAAGTAAGCGGACCTAATGTAACGTAGAGGTGTGCTTTGAGACAGTATTTTTGTGACTATGTTTGGTGACGTCATATTGTTTGTATGAACACCAACCCCATACAAAATTGGGGAAGAACgtacattattaaaacttaaaaaattatctcaaataaaaataagttattttaatgtaagatttcaaggtttaaaaaaagttatttatatattggaTTTCAacgtttgaaaaaatttattttcttataagaTTTCAAGGTTTTGAAAAAAGAGActtaattaaaagtttgttaattatATGAAATCTATTGGGTTGGCTCATAAGTAATTAACAACTTTCTAAAAactccaaaaatatttgaaagctTCCAAAATGTTTTCATGATTTGAGTATATGTATGCctaatttgaaaatttctttattgtaattattgtatATCGCGAAAAAACAGGCACCGTTAAAAACCACAGACGGTACAGTTTGCTTTACGAGTTACAATCGCGCAATcacaaattacgtcacgcaattttttataatttttgaccCCCTTCCCTTCCCCCTTGTCACAACATCATAACTTTTTAGTAGCAAGTTTGGTATGAGTCCTTACAAAACCACTAACCCCAACCCCCCTCCTCCCTAaggcgttacgtaatttatggacgaccttGCAAACTAAGCCACACGGAGTATATGACATCGAATAGATCAGGGCCAAGTGTTTGAGGTTGTAAagcttacaaaaataaatatagactGAATTAATAACcattataaataagaaataattactaaaattttaaataaacgaaagtaccatttttaaacagaaattgataggttgttttttatgacattttagagcaatgatattttttttaagataccaataattttgttagttacttaattatttttttatcaattatatttattttttaattacttaattaaaaacaaagtctTTTTCTTACAGGAAATAGGgtataacaaaaagttatagCCATACCCTATACATCACATTACATATGATCACGGATATCTAAAATGGCTGATCTTAGTAATAAAACGAtgtaaaatttgaagtttttatagaaaatatacaacaaaaagttttatatatttcttatatgaaaatgcatattttagctaaaatttaGGGATAGTTTTCAGACATATAATTACTGACATATAATTACTACGCAATTTATATCTAGGCAAATGcagcaataattttattaaagttgttcaaatatatatatatatatatatatatatatatatatatatatatatatatatatatatatatatatatatatatatatacatatacatatatatatatatatatatatatatatatatatatatatatatatatatatatatatatatatatatatatatatatatatatttaaacaactttaaaaagtattctacacaatatatatatatatatatatatatatatatatatatatatatatatatatacaaatatttaaacaactttaaaaagtattctacacaatagagtgctcaatgttcttaaaagaacagagcaattatatatatataaaagaatagagcaaatatatatatatatatatatatatatatatatatatatatatatatatatatatatatatatatatatatacttgctaCAAAAACGTATTTCGCGTATATGACTAGTGTGAAACACTTAAAGATTGTAAGGCTGCCATGACAACTATAAGATTTAAGATTAAATTAGTTTAgaagatatattattaattagagGGTTTAAATGGTAAatagattataataataaatctccAAATAACAATCCTTGTTTATTCTGATTCCACACGATTTTACTAAGTAGTATGCGGGGGctttattaaattacattttaattaactGCTGCAACTAATTACAATCTTAAGATCTATCTTAAAGTGTAAAGTAGActtattttttggtattgtttTAAGAATCACCTCAAAACATCACTATCAAAAGGGTAGGCATATACGtatacattaaaagaaaaagttaataatatatagGCTTATATATTAGGAGAAAAAGTTATTCTGCACAAAGATTAACTAGTTTGCAAAATGTCTTTAACGCATATGTTTAGAGCTTCAAAAAATATTCGAGAAAAGTATCTTTTCTAAAAccttgttaaaatatatttttggctggttttaaaataaacttggctgtctgaaaatataaatatgtaaaaatattgatacataatatcaataattaattttcttctACATTAAACATTAATTGCTTCAAAATGCATGCATGGTTGTTAATGACTACAgttatttagttattgtttttatattaaataataaattactatGTCGGTAAGACTGTTACcttttgaatttaaagaaagcataaaacatttattaatttccattttaaaaaatgacgtgcgagctttttttttaattgttgttttacaatatttttatttatttttatttagctgAAACCAGGTAATAATAAGAATACAAACTTTTTAGGTTCTTTTGTGAAATAAATACCATTTTTTagatacgaaaaaaaaaaaaaaagtgtttaattcAGTTGCTTTCATGCGATATAAAGTTTGATCTTTGAAAATCGTTTATAAGTAAGATATTTTAATCGAAAAATGATTTTTAGCAAGTCAAATGTCTTAAAGTGCAGAACAAACCTAAGCTTTTATGGTGTTCCCCGAAAAATACTTTGGAAGCATTTGCGtgactttttataaacatttatctgaaatattgtcattttttaaaataccaaaatagcacaacaaattttttgctcaatattaatatttaatttttaacagctgacgacaacgaaaaaaataaataaagattaatttgtaattttcattttgttcCCGTGTGAATAGTTACTAAGTAGCGAACAACAAATTTGAACAggtatttaaagcaaaatttcatttacattAATACATTTGCAATCGGAAGTTTTAGCATTTtgatcttatttaaaagaactcCAATCAACACaatcaaaaaactgttttaacataaaatgtaagttggatttaaaataactttcgaatattattaaacaaaactaaGCTTTTCTAAACTGAACAAAGTAAAACTAATAGattcacaaaattaaaataaaagattaaacatTCGGAATACATGGCATTTATAAACTTGAGTTATGCagctagttttttttaactaaatcttaaatttattaaaaaatcatttttatattttaattactttatttaaaatatattagaaaaatacttgaaaaatgTCTGTTCCATCGCCACTATCTCACACCCATCGTCAGTTGGAAAAGCAAAATATTGCTCAGTTGACGATGAAGTTTAAAGAATACACTGACCAAGTGAGACAAATGAGAGACCATTgcaaaaaaactgaaaacaacGTATTTCTTTCTCACATTGCAGCATTAGATAATGAGATCAAAGATTTGCAGAGCATCTACGAAAGAGAGCTAGAGTCAGTCAGAGGTCAACTTGATGCTTGCATTGCAGAAAGGAATCAGTTGCATTTAGATGCAAGCAAATATGGTGCTCTTTCTAAAGAATTACAGGAAaagtatgattttaaataaaaattaatcaataaaattactaaagcttaagtatttaaattgttgcaatttttgcttatttttactaattgttGTGTATTGATATTGTTAGATATAGCGATGAGAAGACAACTCGCACCAAACTAGAAAATGCATTAGCCGACGCCCACCGAGTTCTAAGCGAAAAAGATTTACTCATTAAAGAACTTCGAATATCGATTGCACAACATCAAAATGCTCATTTAGATACAGCTAAAGAACGAGATGAACTACAAAGTACGCTCACTACATTGCGAGTTACGTGTGAAGGAGAAACTAAAATGCGCATTGATTTAGAAGCTTATGTTCAAAAGCTAACTGAGCAAATAAACTTCGAGCGTGACATTcatgaaaaagtaattttttcaaaattcaaaataactagattatatttatatatgctaCTTTACATATGTGGATACATTCACACACGCACACaaacatgtatatattatttagcaaGTAAACTCTGCTaaacaacaacatatttttGTAGGTTTGAGTTTTCGCATGTCTTAAGAATACCTTTActcacatatatttaaaatatatttaaggaCATTATTGATCTAAGAAATCGCAATGCGGCAGCTGAACGAACTATTGAAATTGCTGACCAGAAACTTAGAGAGCACGATCTTGTTGATGAAAAACTCCAACaacaaattgaaaatattaaaaggcAAACAACATACGATTTTGTTCAATACCAAGAAGCTTCTGAGAATTCCTATCAATTACAGGTAAATAAATTTTCGAAAGTTGTTCAAACCTATTATAATAGTAACGTTATACTTAGAAGAAACGTAGTAGTAACGttacttttcaaaatatttagaatttttccgatacatttttaagttatttaaatttatgaattgtcacgaacttttttttcagctaCAAGAACATAAAAACCGAATGGCAAAAGAAACACAAGCACTTGCACAACAAAAAGAGGAAAATATTCATTTGAAAGCAATTATTGAAGAAATgaatgcaaaaatatataaactggacggaaaagtaattattaagtttcatttaaattcaaaatgtttatataataagatgAAAAGAACGCAttcgtctttttttaatttcatcatttttattttatccattttattctttaacatatttttacttttattgtttgttatttttatttgtaaggCTTTTTTTTGGTCTGCATAGGTTTCTTCTTACCATGAACAAAATACAATTCTAATTCACACACTTGAAGTTGAACGTCGTGCTGCTGCTGCAACATGTCACGAGCTTGAAAAGAAACTTCAAGAACTCCAAGAACATTACAACACCAAAGTCCGAGAGCTAAACATTGTTAGCAGTGTCAACATTCCAATCGACTTAGAACTTGAATCATTATCACAATTAATAGAAGCTGAAGCAAAACGATTAGATGTTGCTTTATCTAACCCCTCAAGTGAGCTTATTTCTACTGTACGTGGAGAACTGGTGTCAAACCGAAGTCACTACGTACACAACGCTAGTCCCCGTAAAGCATCATCAAATGCTcctttaaaaagacaaaagtcACCTGCAGGTAATTTGATAAACTTAActtgtgcatatatatatatatatatatatatatatatatatatatatatatatatatatatatatatatatatatatatatatatatatatatatatatatttataacttttttcatttagcATTGGTAGATACTACTACAGAACTACCGCCTTTAGCAATGCCTAAATATACAACAACAAACCTTCCTTTGATAAACGACGGAAAAGTTCGCAACTACCCAAGCTATTCCAATAGAAACTACTACATTGAAAAATAAGCTAGTCAGCagcttcatttaaaaaatatgctagTCACCagcttcattttaaaaaactaaacagaTGCATAATGATGCTTAATTGTAAACAGTGCAAAACAACGCACGTTAATGCACTCTTTgcgttttttattaaacatatagtAAGTTTCAAAACGTAGTATTTAATTagataagtatttatttaaatataaagtaaatatatattggaaattatgattttttatttgtcaattgGAAGTTTTATGcataagatatattttaagattAGATATTATGCTTTTTACACATAATTttgttcaaacattttttacatataacaCTAtcctaaatatttaaagatatgatGATTTTAGAAGAAttgttaactttattgtttaataaaaattaaacgcACGCagtaatttgttaattattaatcTGGTCatcaaaattttgtaacaaaagagATGCATACTAATTCTGAATTACCAACCTAAATCTCATTTTATCACAATACTTGTTTTGATATCACCAGgtcttgttattttaaaactcaGCGAAGGAATTTGAAACCATTAATAGCTAAGTTATATGAACAGTATTTTGGCTTTCAATCAGATAACAAAAGATAATTTGGGTTCCACACATTTGTTGTGTTATATTATTGAGACTTCTTACTGGATGGGTTAGAAGATCTTAATTTGTACTTTTTGAATTCCCTTTAATTTGGATGGAACCAAAAAACTACTTatatgattgttatttttattttactgatgCAAAaggttacaaataaaaaagcattatgttaagaacataatatattttaaccaCCTTTACACATAAAACTTGGGCTTacaaaaacttcataaaagCTATGGGTAGGAATGGTGGTGGTGCTGgcctttttatatttaaaagtaaaatttcctCAACTGAGTGTAGTAAAAATTAAAGAGGGCATATTGTTGGCCTTAAAATCAGGCTATTGATGAAAGAtggtaaattaaaagtttagtgatttgtaaaaaaacagcTTGGAATCATGAAAACAACTTCCAGTTTTATAAGAAAGTCTTTTGCGACTGagatattttaatataagttttttttatatggtaacttttttttcagtttttacagttttgacaattttaatcaggtagaagtaataataaaaatcaatccTATAAATTCAATTAATATCTTGGAATTAAAATTGACTCCAACCTTTcgtttatattttatcttaaagATTTAGCCAAGAAGACCAAATGGAATGTCAGCTAAAGTTCGCCATTATGTCAATCTGGAAACACTCTTAAACATATGCCATGCCATTTTTGGCACTCATTTATGAAATGCTTGTCAAATATTGAGACAACCCATACAGCAAACTGTTACAAGGGTTAATCTTATCTTCAAATcttatcttcaaaaaaaaataaataaagataatgtaTTTTAGAATTACTAATTTAATTCTAATGAACTGTATCTTTCGTctaagattattaaattttgtgatCTAGTTGATCTAAAATGCCAATTTGTCTGGAGTCACCACAATAAAAATCTCTTACCTTCATTAACTTCTTCCCTAAAAGTGCAAATAATCATTACTTTCTTCAATCCATTACCAATCTGAACTTACCAGCATACTGCtagtaagtttttacttaagattagtacgTGTAAGTAAGTAcatgtactatttgtaaaaattcaTGAAGCGTAATAACTATTTCAGAAATACATTGATTGATTAAGCAAAGCCAACAATATCGAATATAAGAgtaaaatatagcatgaaaatcaaataaaatgaaaatgaaattaaataaataaaattaataattattaaaacaataaatacgtTAATTAAATCATACTAGTTTATAATACCAGAGATCAATggtatgaaactttatttttataaaatttatttatttcaatgtcAATAATACAGACAGTTCTATAGGTAAAACAATACTGCAAAATTTTTcacagaactaaaaaaaaaaagattgcttcatattttttttgtttgcaagttctagaatttttaaaaaatcatatttatttgagATTAGAATAAACATATtgtctcatttttttattagaaagaaagaacacataaaaatttagaatttacaCAATAATTGAATGTTAcctaacttaaatttaaaaaagtcctAGACCCGATGGCACTCTCCAAAAATATTAGTGCCTTAATTATTtctactatataaaaataaattgtatttatcatttgtattaaattaataaatcattgttttgtttaaagatGACGCAAATCTAATTTAATCTCACAaagattgcttttttttagatCAAATTGCTTGTCGAtcactatatattaaaaaaaatgtttgcaagattttatttaatgaaaagaaatgttcctaaaattgaaaacttaaaagatattaaaatcttaattgtttataaaatctaataCTAACCAAGGTTTATACTAAGCAAGTCATACTACTTGcgtttacaaaaaagtaatttttagaaCTCTCCAATATCATTTTACTTTAATGAcggttttgaaaatatttcacagaatctttaaagaaataaaaatgcatatttaaaaaaacatgaaaaataaattttatttatttaacatttaaatttagataatataaatacagtttttttgtctttttttagcTTTAGCTAGATAAGCTTatgtttagaataaaataataactattagaATAATTAACGgaacattttaaacatgaaacataacTTAGTTACTATAGCAACTATAAAAGAATAAGATATTATTTATTCCTTTATTGGcatttttttgtacatttttttccTGCAAATTCTTTAAAGATGCTgttgaaataaatgtttttcaatgaGATCATTTTCAATATACATTAAAGAAAGTTGATTTAACCGCACTTGTCCTATTGTGCTACGAAGCTCATTTTTCATAAGTTCAAGTTGGATATTATATTAAAGCAACAATGCATGGCTTGTATAcaacaatgtatataaattagtagaaaatcacttgtcaaagttttttttttttaattttacactgTGTGTCATCTTTTTATAGATGCAATCTATAAATAGTgatcgatttaaaaaatttataaatagttcatttgataaataatataatttttatagtttaataaatttttgtaagtaAATTAGTAACTTATACACCGTGCACTTAAAGGAGCCTCGGTGCTCATGAATTTGATACATTATAAGTGAAAATGTTATGTATgaaactataagaaaaaaatttgaaacagaaaaaaatataaaacaataaattaaaacaagcattgtttttacaaaattatattcgtaattaagaaaacaaaataaagtttaattgtgAATATGTGTTACGGCTAATTAcgaaagtaattaaattttgagaTTACTCACAACGTCAAAATGCACACGTAATTAAGTATTTAACTATTTCGATTAAaccaaatttatatatatatatgtatatatttttaaaaataacacgatgtttttaattcttgacatgtttcgtaaaattttatttacattttacgaaacatgtcaaaaataaaaaacatcgcgttatttttaaaaataattacttattttatgctattacgacgttcaacatatatatatatatatatatatatatatatatatatatatatatatatatatatatatatatatatatatatatatatatatatatatatatatatatatatatatatatatatatatatactcctaACTGGTTCTGACAACCAGTtaggagtatatatatatatatatatatatatatactcctaACTGGTTGTCAGAAAGtcagaaagattttctttttttttaaaatgcaagaccaaaattttttttttttattacttgatagactgcctgccccaacgaaaccctcagtcgatgtagcagcactcccttgcgattTAGGCTaaaagatagtcgatgtagcagcactccgttgcgagtgctgctacatcgactatcttttagcctaaaaaaataaaaacgcttcattaaaaaaaatagaaatataaacattttttatatttttaaaaacattcagaatgttaatatatatatatatatatatatatatatatatatatatatatatatatatatatatatatatatatatatatatatatatatatatatatatatatatatatatatatatatatatatatatatatatatatatatatatatatatatatattaaaagtggCGAATTCGTTGgcaaatgaattattttttaccttCCGTACTCCCAAATGCAACTATTTATAGAACTTATAGAAATTATAAGAATTTATAGaaacttattatatattatttaaatatatttatataattctgTCTACTGTTGGAAATTTTCAGAGTTGTTCGTTCGTTTTATGAAAGGCCTGATACATGGCAAAAAAGGTATAACAGTGTCATCAAAAAATGTCATCAGTGTCAtagcaacttttaatttatttttaaaatttcttttcatcCATTCGTTTAATGTTTTGATCAAAGTAATCGTAATCGTAATCAGTAATCAGCAAGATAAAAAGCAAAGTTCTTATAAAGAGGCTTTTATTAGTCCAATATTCTAGATGGGTTCATCCATTGACAGCCACCTATACTCTGGCCTATCATAACAAACaagaactaaatattttctgtGACCAGT is a window of Hydra vulgaris chromosome 15, alternate assembly HydraT2T_AEP DNA encoding:
- the LOC100192251 gene encoding lamin-B1.S, with protein sequence MSVPSPLSHTHRQLEKQNIAQLTMKFKEYTDQVRQMRDHCKKTENNVFLSHIAALDNEIKDLQSIYERELESVRGQLDACIAERNQLHLDASKYGALSKELQEKYSDEKTTRTKLENALADAHRVLSEKDLLIKELRISIAQHQNAHLDTAKERDELQSTLTTLRVTCEGETKMRIDLEAYVQKLTEQINFERDIHEKDIIDLRNRNAAAERTIEIADQKLREHDLVDEKLQQQIENIKRQTTYDFVQYQEASENSYQLQLQEHKNRMAKETQALAQQKEENIHLKAIIEEMNAKIYKLDGKVSSYHEQNTILIHTLEVERRAAAATCHELEKKLQELQEHYNTKVRELNIVSSVNIPIDLELESLSQLIEAEAKRLDVALSNPSSELISTVRGELVSNRSHYVHNASPRKASSNAPLKRQKSPAALVDTTTELPPLAMPKYTTTNLPLINDGKVRNYPSYSNRNYYIEK